One segment of Trichlorobacter ammonificans DNA contains the following:
- the fmt gene encoding methionyl-tRNA formyltransferase, giving the protein MTGWRIVFMGTPAFACPTLQTLLQRGEEVVAVYTQPDRPRGRGQKLQHPPVKELALRHGIPVYQPPKVRSPEVVEQIRELRPDLIVVVAFGQILPKSLLDIPPQGCVNVHASLLPRYRGAAPLNWCIVNGETETGVTTMLMDVGLDTGPMLLKRATPIGSNEDIAGLHDRMALLGAELLAETLDGLKAGTVVPEPQDDQQSCYAPLLKKEDGVIDWGKSAHTIHNLVRGFSLWPGAVTTCGGEPLKLFRTGVAGGSGTPGTILAAGKEGVEVACGEGSLLIYELQAAGSRRMDAASFLAGHPLQPGVVFGDGETVR; this is encoded by the coding sequence ATGACCGGCTGGCGCATCGTGTTCATGGGGACCCCGGCGTTTGCCTGTCCTACATTGCAGACCCTCCTGCAGCGCGGCGAAGAGGTTGTCGCCGTTTACACCCAGCCTGACCGCCCCAGGGGACGTGGCCAGAAGCTGCAGCATCCGCCGGTCAAGGAGCTTGCCCTGCGGCACGGCATTCCGGTCTATCAGCCCCCCAAGGTCCGCAGTCCTGAGGTGGTCGAGCAGATCAGGGAGTTGCGTCCCGACCTGATCGTAGTGGTCGCCTTTGGGCAGATCCTGCCCAAGTCGCTGCTGGACATCCCCCCCCAAGGCTGCGTCAATGTCCATGCCTCCCTGCTGCCCCGCTATCGGGGGGCGGCGCCGCTGAACTGGTGTATCGTCAACGGCGAAACGGAAACGGGGGTCACCACCATGCTGATGGATGTCGGTCTTGATACCGGTCCCATGCTGCTGAAACGCGCTACCCCCATCGGCTCCAATGAGGATATTGCCGGTTTGCACGACCGGATGGCGCTGTTGGGGGCCGAGCTTCTCGCTGAAACACTGGACGGGCTCAAGGCGGGAACCGTCGTGCCGGAGCCCCAGGACGACCAGCAGAGCTGCTATGCGCCGCTCCTGAAAAAGGAGGATGGGGTGATAGACTGGGGTAAGTCGGCTCACACCATTCACAACCTGGTTCGCGGGTTCTCGCTCTGGCCCGGTGCGGTCACCACCTGCGGCGGTGAGCCCCTGAAGCTTTTTCGTACCGGCGTGGCCGGCGGAAGCGGAACGCCGGGAACCATTCTTGCCGCCGGCAAGGAAGGGGTCGAGGTGGCCTGTGGCGAGGGGTCGTTGCTGATTTATGAGTTGCAGGCTGCGGGAAGCCGCAGGATGGATGCCGCCAGTTTTCTTGCCGGTCATCCACTGCAGCCGGGTGTCGTGTTCGGCGATGGGGAGACGGTGCGGTGA
- a CDS encoding NADH-quinone oxidoreductase subunit A, with amino-acid sequence MLGTYLPIILLLLIAVAFGLGSVVVSSLVGQKKLSPVKLAPYECGCEPVGSAQERFSIKFYLIAMLFILFDIEAVFLYPWAILYKKLGLFGLIEMGVFIVILFVGYIYVWKKGALEWE; translated from the coding sequence ATGCTGGGAACCTATCTGCCCATTATTCTGCTGCTGTTGATCGCCGTAGCCTTTGGTTTGGGCTCGGTCGTTGTCTCGTCGCTGGTTGGCCAGAAAAAACTCAGCCCGGTCAAGCTGGCTCCCTATGAATGCGGTTGTGAGCCGGTTGGTTCTGCGCAGGAGCGCTTTTCGATCAAGTTTTATCTCATAGCCATGCTGTTTATTTTGTTCGATATTGAAGCGGTTTTTCTGTACCCCTGGGCCATTCTCTATAAGAAGTTGGGGCTCTTTGGTCTGATTGAGATGGGTGTGTTTATCGTTATTTTGTTTGTCGGTTACATATATGTCTGGAAAAAAGGAGCACTGGAATGGGAGTAA
- the nuoD gene encoding NADH dehydrogenase (quinone) subunit D yields MANTEIMTVNMGPQHPSTHGVLRLVIELDGENITRIDPDIGYLHRGVEKLSEHRTYHQTLPLTDRLDYLAPMSNNLGYILTVEKLLGIEVPERAETIRIIMTEMARLQSHLVWIACHALDIGAMTVFLYAFREREVVMETYELISGARMTSNFFRAGGLSADVPPEFEKKVRDFVATLPDYLDTYEGLLTDNPIWRKRTIGNGVISAEDATDIGITGPALRGSGVDFDLRRDIPYAGYDKYQFEVPVGTNCDTFDRYKVRLTEMRESCKIINQALDRLAPGPVLADAPQVCYPPKESVYNSIEGLIHHFKIASEGYPVPEGEAYVGIEAPKGELGYYIVSDGSSHPYRMRIRPPSFVNLQAIEKMSKGSMIADLVAVIGTLDIVLGEIDR; encoded by the coding sequence ATGGCGAACACTGAGATCATGACTGTTAATATGGGGCCCCAGCACCCCAGTACCCATGGGGTTTTGCGGCTGGTAATCGAGCTGGATGGCGAGAATATAACCAGAATCGATCCGGATATCGGCTATCTGCATCGTGGGGTCGAGAAGCTTTCCGAGCATCGGACCTACCACCAGACCCTGCCTCTTACCGATCGTCTGGACTATCTGGCGCCGATGAGCAACAACCTCGGTTACATTCTGACCGTCGAGAAGCTGCTCGGCATCGAGGTGCCGGAACGTGCCGAAACCATCAGGATCATCATGACCGAGATGGCGCGTCTGCAGTCGCACTTGGTCTGGATTGCCTGCCACGCTCTCGATATTGGTGCCATGACCGTGTTCCTCTATGCATTCCGCGAGCGCGAAGTGGTCATGGAAACCTATGAGCTGATTTCCGGGGCGCGGATGACCTCAAACTTCTTCCGTGCCGGCGGACTTTCGGCAGATGTGCCGCCTGAATTTGAGAAAAAGGTACGCGATTTTGTCGCTACGCTGCCCGACTACCTTGACACCTATGAAGGGCTACTGACCGATAACCCGATTTGGCGCAAACGAACCATCGGCAACGGTGTGATCTCTGCCGAGGATGCGACCGATATCGGTATCACCGGCCCTGCCCTGCGTGGTTCCGGGGTTGATTTCGACCTGCGTCGCGATATTCCCTATGCCGGCTACGATAAGTATCAGTTCGAGGTTCCCGTCGGTACGAACTGCGATACATTCGACCGCTACAAGGTGCGCCTGACCGAGATGCGGGAGTCCTGCAAGATTATCAACCAGGCCCTTGACCGCCTTGCGCCCGGTCCTGTGCTGGCTGATGCTCCCCAGGTCTGCTACCCCCCCAAGGAGTCGGTCTACAACTCCATCGAGGGGTTGATCCACCACTTCAAGATTGCCAGCGAAGGCTATCCGGTACCAGAGGGTGAGGCTTATGTTGGCATCGAGGCTCCGAAGGGGGAGTTGGGCTACTATATCGTCAGTGACGGCAGCTCGCATCCCTACCGGATGCGGATTCGTCCCCCCTCATTCGTCAATCTCCAGGCCATTGAGAAGATGTCCAAGGGCAGCATGATCGCCGACCTGGTTGCCGTCATCGGTACCCTGGATATCGTGCTGGGAGAGATCGACCGCTAA
- a CDS encoding HDOD domain-containing protein: MNKDLERLIMSAGDLPTIPVVATRVMQLMQEENATADDLARVVASDPAVAARVLKISNSSFYGCQRQIQTLPHAVMMLGFVTLKSVVVAASAKQVYHPFGLTEKLLWEHSFGAGLAARIIASETRVVNPDEAFLGGLFHDLGKQIMNFIDKERFQEAIQRCYNEGASFEDAEQQLFPYTHEEAGALVIRKWNFPENLIHAVRYHHTLELPEDEDPYLVHLVHIVSLADLFCRWFGVGTIHREELDIVGSRQVQTLGLAEEQVQYLLSSFIETFRKDNELFT, translated from the coding sequence ATGAACAAGGATCTGGAACGGCTGATCATGTCGGCCGGTGACCTGCCCACCATTCCGGTGGTGGCAACCAGGGTCATGCAGTTGATGCAGGAGGAAAATGCCACTGCCGACGACCTGGCCCGGGTTGTGGCCTCTGATCCCGCCGTTGCTGCCCGCGTGCTGAAAATATCCAACTCGTCCTTTTACGGGTGTCAGCGTCAGATTCAGACCCTGCCCCACGCCGTCATGATGTTGGGGTTCGTCACGCTGAAAAGCGTTGTCGTCGCCGCGTCGGCCAAGCAGGTCTACCATCCCTTCGGGTTGACCGAGAAACTGTTGTGGGAACATTCGTTCGGTGCGGGGCTCGCGGCACGCATCATTGCCTCGGAAACCCGGGTGGTCAACCCGGACGAGGCGTTTCTCGGCGGGCTGTTTCACGATCTGGGCAAACAGATCATGAACTTCATTGACAAGGAGCGTTTTCAGGAAGCGATACAGCGTTGCTACAATGAGGGGGCGTCATTTGAGGATGCCGAGCAGCAGCTGTTTCCCTACACCCACGAGGAGGCCGGGGCGCTGGTCATCCGTAAGTGGAATTTCCCCGAAAACCTGATCCATGCGGTCAGGTATCACCACACCCTTGAGCTTCCCGAGGACGAGGATCCCTACCTGGTGCACCTGGTGCACATCGTCAGTCTGGCTGACCTGTTCTGTCGTTGGTTCGGCGTGGGAACCATCCACAGGGAGGAGCTGGATATCGTCGGTAGCCGGCAGGTTCAAACGCTGGGACTGGCGGAGGAACAGGTGCAGTATCTGCTGTCGTCGTTTATCGAGACCTTTCGAAAGGACAATGAGTTGTTTACCTAG
- a CDS encoding DUF116 domain-containing protein — MGLTCLILVGVIFLAWWIPSKGLANIHPDLPRYVGMSMAVLSGIAMLGTALLVLTTALGKDIFFTRFMRLVVIKFLLPVIEFVGKVLGLDRDRIRQSFIAMNNSLVISQQYRLKPDRILVLLPHCIQLFDCEIKVTGDINKCVECGRCNIKGLVELGRKYHIDISVATGGTLARKVIVEKRPKLVLAVACERDLTSGIKDCYPLPVIGILNERPFGPCFNTMVNVGAIDEALQQVLDVHSSPASESP, encoded by the coding sequence ATGGGGCTTACCTGCCTGATACTGGTGGGAGTCATTTTTCTTGCATGGTGGATTCCCAGCAAGGGGTTGGCCAATATTCATCCGGACCTTCCTCGCTATGTCGGGATGAGCATGGCGGTGCTTTCCGGTATCGCCATGCTGGGGACCGCGCTGCTGGTGCTGACCACGGCACTGGGTAAGGATATCTTCTTCACCCGATTTATGCGACTGGTGGTGATCAAATTCCTGCTGCCGGTCATTGAATTCGTCGGTAAGGTGTTGGGACTGGACCGGGACCGGATTCGCCAGTCCTTCATCGCTATGAATAACTCACTGGTTATTTCCCAACAGTACCGGCTGAAGCCGGACCGTATCCTGGTGCTGCTGCCTCACTGCATTCAGTTGTTCGACTGCGAAATTAAGGTGACCGGCGACATCAACAAGTGCGTGGAGTGTGGCCGCTGCAACATCAAGGGGTTGGTGGAGCTGGGCAGGAAGTACCATATCGACATCTCCGTGGCCACGGGCGGCACGCTTGCCCGCAAGGTAATCGTCGAAAAACGTCCCAAGTTGGTGTTGGCTGTTGCCTGTGAGCGCGACCTCACCTCGGGTATCAAGGACTGCTATCCCTTGCCGGTTATCGGTATTCTCAACGAGCGTCCCTTCGGGCCCTGCTTCAATACCATGGTGAACGTCGGCGCAATCGACGAGGCCCTGCAGCAGGTGCTGGACGTCCACTCGTCCCCCGCTTCCGAATCCCCCTGA
- a CDS encoding NADH-quinone oxidoreductase subunit B: protein MGVNQPLGSGVTVTSLDMLVNWVRKSSLWPMTFGLACCAIEMMATGASSHDLDRFGIIFRASPRQSDCIIIAGTVTKKMLPVIKTVYEQMPEPKWVIAMGACACSGGVFDTYSVVQGVDEALPVDVYIPGCPPRPEALLYGIIKLQDKIMGEANSFGSAFGLGERVATV, encoded by the coding sequence ATGGGAGTAAATCAGCCCTTGGGCAGTGGTGTCACTGTCACGTCTCTCGACATGCTGGTCAACTGGGTCAGGAAGTCGTCTCTCTGGCCGATGACATTCGGTCTCGCCTGTTGCGCCATTGAGATGATGGCGACCGGTGCCTCTTCCCATGACCTTGACCGCTTCGGCATTATTTTCCGGGCTTCGCCCCGTCAGTCCGACTGTATTATTATTGCCGGCACGGTTACTAAAAAGATGTTGCCGGTTATTAAGACGGTGTATGAGCAGATGCCGGAGCCGAAGTGGGTTATTGCCATGGGGGCCTGTGCCTGTTCGGGTGGTGTCTTTGATACCTACAGCGTTGTGCAGGGTGTTGATGAGGCGTTGCCGGTTGATGTCTATATCCCTGGTTGTCCTCCCCGTCCGGAGGCGCTGTTGTACGGAATCATCAAGCTTCAGGACAAGATCATGGGCGAGGCGAACTCGTTCGGTTCCGCTTTCGGGCTTGGTGAGCGGGTTGCGACGGTGTAA
- a CDS encoding NADH-quinone oxidoreductase subunit C yields the protein MADTHRAVSKLQEKFAASVLEVTQDRGDWIVTVAKDAIVPVLSFLKAECAYAMLTDVTAVDYLGKKADRFMMVYQLTSVQYKDRLRVKAPVSEADCRIESATQVFQSANWLEREVFDLFGITFGNHPDPRRILMTPDWVGHPLRKDYPVQGPDREPYRGRLS from the coding sequence ATGGCAGACACACATCGCGCTGTTTCGAAACTGCAGGAAAAATTTGCCGCCTCCGTGCTGGAGGTCACGCAGGATCGTGGTGACTGGATCGTCACGGTAGCGAAAGACGCCATCGTGCCGGTGCTGTCCTTTCTGAAGGCCGAATGTGCCTATGCGATGCTGACCGACGTCACTGCGGTCGACTACCTCGGGAAAAAGGCTGACCGTTTCATGATGGTTTATCAGTTGACCTCGGTACAGTATAAGGACCGCCTTCGGGTCAAGGCGCCGGTCAGCGAGGCCGACTGTCGTATCGAAAGTGCAACCCAGGTGTTTCAGTCGGCCAACTGGTTGGAGCGGGAGGTGTTTGACCTCTTCGGCATAACCTTTGGTAATCATCCCGACCCGCGCCGCATTCTCATGACCCCTGATTGGGTCGGTCACCCCCTGCGCAAGGATTATCCGGTGCAGGGGCCGGATCGTGAGCCCTACCGGGGGCGGCTCTCCTGA
- the def gene encoding peptide deformylase gives MIRPILSFPDPLLKQKSAPVEAVTDEVVQLARDMAETMYAAPGVGLAAPQVGVLQRIIVVDVSGKEEAPRLITVINPVITHAEGSVYEEEGCLSVPDYSASVSRHERVTVKGLSLEGQERIWQADGLLAIAFQHEIDHLDGILFVDRLSPLKRELYLKKCKKKGVL, from the coding sequence ATGATACGCCCTATTCTCTCTTTTCCTGATCCGCTTCTCAAGCAGAAATCCGCTCCGGTCGAAGCCGTCACCGACGAAGTTGTTCAGCTGGCCCGCGACATGGCCGAGACCATGTATGCGGCACCCGGCGTCGGGCTGGCCGCACCGCAGGTGGGAGTGTTGCAGCGGATCATCGTCGTGGATGTTTCCGGCAAGGAGGAAGCGCCACGCCTGATCACGGTAATCAATCCGGTCATCACCCATGCCGAGGGATCGGTCTACGAAGAGGAAGGGTGCCTGTCGGTTCCTGACTATTCGGCAAGTGTCAGCCGCCATGAGCGGGTGACGGTGAAGGGCCTGTCGCTGGAAGGGCAGGAGCGGATCTGGCAGGCCGACGGCTTGCTGGCCATTGCCTTCCAGCATGAGATCGATCACCTGGATGGCATTCTCTTCGTTGATCGGCTCTCGCCGCTCAAGCGGGAGCTGTATCTGAAAAAATGCAAGAAAAAAGGAGTGCTATGA
- a CDS encoding tetratricopeptide repeat protein: MHRCLKSVLVLPALAAASLLLTGFTWSFGKDKCASAIELAQKLPATTDELQRSRTETEILSLCSDGAAATYVQGVQAERAGNLDGAIAAYRRALQQEPNLAAANGSLGMLYQHKGLTDDAAVELTKALTSLRIPAYHKALGKVMTERRFYALALYHYGEVLRQAPDDAGAIAGQAEVYAAQGQIDRAMDEYRRALLLVPAHEQASLDLSRLYLQQNQPDKALDTLKKAVTANPRSAPLHLALGDLYDKRGDKQQAEYEWLLGGKKSAAAGTPAAQPGGIARGDQLAALGEIERAAEAYQSVLTEQPDAVIPYERLGTLYFKAGRDGDAITAYREASYRNSLNADVYYNLGRLYEKRSQLDEAIVSYKRAIERKPDHADARLKMADLRLSRGNVPEAIEQYVEFLKLKPESADIHLKLARIFLKNKQPSYAEDSYKAVLKLAPDNLEANRDLASIYRNKGENDKAIALYKKALQLQKDDAETRNALIALYVKEKQYDDLTVLLKQAVEIAPDDPNNHYKLGLIYDFNKDYENAIASYKSAIDLKADHARALNALGRVYMKSGRLSEAREALEAAKNADPNLVEASVLLNNIQDDFNPEPRKLTKKKGKSSKKSTAKKGSRTTKSKAPAKAATKPKKKNQ, translated from the coding sequence ATGCATAGATGCCTCAAATCCGTTCTCGTCCTGCCGGCTCTTGCCGCTGCCAGCCTGCTGCTCACCGGCTTTACCTGGAGTTTCGGCAAGGACAAATGCGCCTCAGCCATCGAGCTTGCCCAGAAACTACCTGCTACAACAGACGAACTCCAGCGCAGCCGCACCGAAACCGAAATCCTGTCTCTATGCTCCGATGGGGCCGCCGCAACCTACGTTCAGGGTGTCCAGGCGGAACGGGCCGGCAATCTCGACGGCGCCATTGCAGCCTACCGTCGCGCACTGCAGCAGGAGCCGAACCTGGCGGCCGCCAACGGCAGCCTCGGCATGCTGTATCAGCACAAGGGGCTGACGGATGATGCCGCCGTCGAGCTGACCAAGGCCCTGACAAGCCTCCGCATTCCCGCCTACCATAAGGCACTGGGCAAAGTCATGACCGAACGGCGTTTTTACGCGCTTGCCCTCTACCATTACGGCGAGGTGCTCCGGCAAGCTCCCGACGATGCCGGCGCCATTGCCGGCCAGGCAGAAGTCTATGCCGCCCAGGGCCAGATCGACCGGGCCATGGACGAATACCGCCGCGCCCTGCTGCTCGTACCCGCTCACGAACAGGCGTCCCTTGATCTTTCCCGCCTGTACCTTCAGCAGAATCAGCCGGACAAGGCGCTCGACACCCTCAAGAAAGCAGTTACCGCCAATCCCCGCAGCGCCCCGCTGCACCTGGCACTGGGCGATCTCTATGACAAGCGCGGCGACAAACAACAGGCGGAATATGAGTGGCTGCTCGGTGGAAAGAAGTCCGCTGCCGCCGGCACGCCGGCAGCCCAGCCGGGCGGTATTGCCCGCGGCGACCAGCTTGCGGCCCTTGGTGAGATCGAGCGGGCGGCCGAGGCTTACCAGTCGGTCCTGACTGAACAGCCTGACGCGGTGATTCCCTACGAACGCCTCGGCACGCTCTACTTCAAGGCAGGTCGCGACGGCGACGCCATTACCGCCTACCGCGAGGCGAGCTACCGCAACTCCCTGAACGCCGATGTTTATTACAACCTCGGCCGGCTTTACGAAAAGCGCAGCCAACTGGACGAAGCAATCGTATCCTACAAACGGGCCATCGAACGCAAGCCGGACCATGCCGACGCACGCCTGAAAATGGCGGACCTGCGCCTTTCCCGCGGCAATGTGCCGGAAGCGATCGAACAGTATGTGGAATTTCTGAAGCTGAAGCCGGAAAGCGCCGACATCCACCTGAAACTTGCCCGCATTTTCCTGAAAAACAAGCAACCCAGCTATGCCGAGGACTCCTACAAGGCCGTTCTCAAGCTGGCCCCCGACAACCTGGAGGCTAACCGGGACCTCGCCTCCATCTATCGGAACAAGGGAGAAAACGACAAGGCGATTGCCCTCTACAAAAAGGCATTGCAACTCCAGAAGGACGACGCAGAAACCCGTAACGCGCTCATCGCCCTCTATGTCAAGGAGAAGCAGTACGACGATCTTACCGTCCTGCTCAAGCAGGCCGTGGAAATCGCTCCCGACGACCCGAACAATCATTATAAGCTTGGTCTGATCTACGACTTCAACAAGGACTACGAAAATGCCATCGCCAGCTACAAGAGCGCCATCGACCTCAAGGCGGACCATGCCCGTGCCCTGAACGCCCTGGGCAGGGTCTACATGAAGTCAGGACGTCTTTCCGAGGCACGGGAAGCGCTGGAGGCGGCCAAAAATGCCGATCCCAACCTGGTCGAGGCTTCGGTACTGCTCAACAACATCCAGGATGACTTCAACCCGGAACCGCGTAAACTGACCAAGAAAAAAGGCAAGAGCAGCAAGAAGAGCACGGCTAAAAAAGGCTCCAGGACGACAAAGTCGAAAGCTCCGGCAAAAGCGGCCACCAAGCCAAAGAAGAAAAATCAGTAG